A window of Sphingobacterium kitahiroshimense genomic DNA:
TATCTTTTTCAAAATACGTGCGACTTCCATCATAGCGATAGTTCCGGTTCCATTGTCCGTTGCTCCCGAACCTCCCTCCCAGGAATCAAGGTGAGCTGAAAGAATAACGTATTCGTTCGGAAATTGACTTCCTTTAATTTCAGCAATAGTATTAAAGGAAGGTACGTTTCCTAGATCCTTTGAAGCAGTCTCGACACTGATCTTTGTACTGATTCCCTTTTCAGTTAAGCGGTATAACATACCATAATCTTCTAAGGAGATATCGAGCGATGGCGCCTTATATGACCGTGCTCCAAATATTTTATTCGCTCCAAATTCTTTTGACCAATTGCTGGTCAATATCCCTACGGCACCTGCATCTTCCAACATGGCTGGGATAGAATTTGCAGATACTCCAGAAGCTTTGATACGGTTGTTCCATAAAACTGCAAGAGAGTCCCGAGAAACTTTCATCCGTTCAATGGATTCCTTGGTCCCATACTCTTCCCAGTTATGATCCGGACGACCGGTTGGCTGTGGCATTGAAATCATCACAAATTTACCTTTAACAGATGGAAGCCATTTATGAAATGATAAGGAATCCTTTACATCTGGTAGGCTAATAACTTCCGCTTGTATACTTTTCCCTTTTGTACTCGGACTCCATGCAAGCTGTGTTCCGGCCAATGATTTGACACGGGGTGCAATCATATCGATATGTGAAATACCGCGTTCCCATCCTCGCCATTCACCAAATTTTTGATTTTGAGCTGTAATGCCCCAACTTTCAAATTTAGCAACTGCCCATTCATTTGCACGGGTCATGCCTGGAGTTCCCACTAAGCGGGGACCAACTACATCTAACAGTTCAAACGCGAGTGATTCCAGCTGAGAGTTATTATTGGCTTCTGCTACAATTTTTTGCACAATAGGCTCTAATACCTGCGATCCCTGCTGTGATCGATTTTGTGCAAATCCATGATCTAGCGTAAAAAAGCTAAAAAACAAGGTATAACCTAAGACTCTTTTTGAGAAAATATACGTGAGATAAGTTCTTTTCATAAAATATAATATATAGGAATTTTTAATAAGGTTGATTAAAAATCGAAATTTATATTGACATTCACGACTTTGCATTGATTTTATTACAAAAAAGACAGATTATTAACGATCCAAATGATTTGGAAAATCTAAAAAGAATTCCAAAAAGAATTCTTCAAAACAGATAAAGGAGAATTTATAATCACTGTATGAAAAAAGGATATTACAAAAAAAGCCTCCGATAAATCGGAGGCTTTTTCTATTATTTTAAATCTAATGAGATCATTAAACTTTTTTGTTCACTTTACGTTCACCTTCTGTTAAGTAGATCTTACGTAAACGGATAGACTGAGGAGTAACCTCAATATATTCGTCACCTTGGATATACTCCATTGATTCTTCTAAAGAGAATTTGATCGCTGGTGCAATACGCGTATTATCATCAGTACCAGAAGCACGCATATTCGTTAATTGTTTCGCTTTAACGATATTGATTGTTAAATCGTTATCACGGATATGCTCTCCTAAAATTTGTCCTTCATAGATATCTACTCCTGGATCAACGAAGAATTTACCACGATCTTGTAATTTATCGATAGAATAAGCTGTTGTAGTACCTTTATCTAAAGAGATCAATACACCATGTTGACGTCCAGGGATTGTACCTTTCCAAGGCTCGTAACCTTTCAAACGGTGAGCCATAACAGCTTCACCAGCAGTAGCAGTCAATACGTTGTTACGTAAACCGATGATACCACGAGAAGGGATTTCGAACTCTAAGTGTTGCATTTCACCTTTAGTCTCCATAATCAATAACTCACCTTTACGTTGTGTTACCAATTCGATTACTTTACCAGAAACTTCAGCAGGAACATCTACGACCAATACTTCGACTGGCTCACATTTCTTACCGTCAATTTCTTTCAAGATAACTTGTGGCTGACCTACTTGCAATTCGTAACCTTCGCGACGCATTGTTTCGATCAATACAGATAAATGGAGAATACCACGACCATATACTAACCATGCATCAGGAGATTCAGTAGGAACTACACGTAATGCTAAGTTTTTCTCTAATTCTTTTTGTAAACGATCATGGATGTGACGAGAAGTAACTAATTTACCTTCTTTACCAAAGAAAGGTGAGTTATTAATCGTGAACAACATGTTCATTGTAGGCTCATCAATATGAATAACCTCTAATTGCTCTGGGTTTTCGAAATCAGCAATAGTATCACCGATATCAAAACCTTCGATACCAACTACAGCACAGATATCACCACAAGCAACTTCTGTAACACGACGACGACCTAAACCTTCAAACGTATGTAACTCTTTTACACGAGATTTAACGATTTTACCATCGCGTTTCATCAATGAAATAGGTTGGTTCTCTTTGATTGTTCCACGTGCAACACGACCAATAGCGATACGACCTACGAAAGTAGAGTAATCTAAAGATGTGATTTGCATTTGCAAAGTACCTTCATTAAAAGGAGATGGTGGGAAGTGAGAGATGATAGCATCTAACAATTCAGATACATCTTCTTTAGGCTCTTTCCAATCTGTTGACATCCAACCATTTTTAGAAGAACCGTATAATACTGGAAACGCCAATTGCTCTTCAGTAGCATCTAAGCTAAAGAATAAATCAAATACATTTTCATATACTTCTTCAGGACGACAGTTTTCTTTGTCTACTTTATTAACAACTACCAAAGGTTTCAATCCTAAAGCTAAAGCTTTTTGTGTAACGAAACGAGTTTGAGGCATAGGACCTTCAAAAGCATCTACTAATAACACAACACCATCAGCCATCTTCAAGACACGCTCAACCTCACCACCGAAATCGGCGTGACCAGGAGTGTCAATAACGTTGATTTTCACACCTTTGTATTGAACAGAAACGTTTTTAGCAACGATTGTAATACCGCGTTCACGCTCTAGATCGTTATTATCTAAAATTAAATCACCTGTACCATCATTATCTCTAAAAAGATTTGTGAAGTGTAAGATTTTGTCTACCAACGTAGTTTTACCGTGATCGACGTGAGCGATAATCGCTATATTTCTAATATTTTGCATCCAGCAAGTAAATTTGTTTTAAATTCAGGGTGCAAAGATAAGTATTTTGCATCATAAATTCATATAACTATGTGTATTTTATTTGATTACAGCTAAATCTTTTCCAACTTTTATGAATGCTGCTATTGCTTTATCCAAATGACTGATCTCATGACCTGCCGAAATCTGAACACGGATACGTGCTTTTCCTTGTGGAACAACAGGGTAATAGAAACCAATTACATAGATTCCTTCTGCCAACATTCTGGTTGCAAATTCTTGTGCTAATTTTGCATCATACAGCATAACAGGCACAATAGGGTGAAATCCCGGTTTAATATCAAAACCTGCTGCTGTCATTTTTTCACGGAAATAAGCTGTATTTGCTTCTAATTTATCGCGTAAGTCTGTCGTTTCACTTAGCATGTCTAAGACTGCTACAGAAGCTCCTGCGATGGCTGGCGCTAAAGTATTGGAGAACAAGTATGGACGGGAACGCTGACGTAACATATCGATAATTTCTTTACGACCAGAAGTAAAACCTCCAGATGCACCACCTAATGCTTTACCTAACGTTCCAGTAATGATATCAACGCGATCAATTACATTATATAATTCATGTGTTCCACGTCCAGTTTTACCAATAAAACCTGTACAGTGTGACTCATCGATCATCACTAATGCTTCATATTTATCTGCTAGATCACAGATCTGATCTAATGGGGCTACGGAACCGTCCATAGAGAATGCTCCGTCTGTAACGATAATACGGTGACGCGCGCCAGAAGCCGCTTGTAACTGAGCTTCTAAATCTGCCATATTCGCGTTTTTATAACGGAAACGTTGTGCTTTACACAAACGGACACCATCGATAATAGATGCATGATTCAATTCATCTGAAATGATCGCATCTTCTGCACCTAATAAAGGTTCGAATACTCCGCCATTGGCATCAAATGCCGCCGCATATAAAATAGTATCTTCTGTTCCTAAAAATTTAGAAATTTTTGCTTCCAACTCTTTGTGAATATCCTGTGTTCCACAAATAAAACGTACTGATGACATTCCATATCCATGTGAATCAATTGCTTTTTTTGCTGCTTCAGTTACTTTAGGATGTGATGATAATCCTAAATAGTTATTTGCACAAAAATTGATGACTTCTTCACCAGTGCTTACTTTAATATCAGCACCTTGAGGCGTAGTAATTACGCGTTCTTCTTTATACAAACCAGCTTCTTTGATAGCTGCTAATTCTTTCTGCAATGCAGGTTGAAGAGTTTTATACATAATAATTCAAAATTTTCTACAATAATAAGATTTT
This region includes:
- a CDS encoding M20/M25/M40 family metallo-hydrolase, producing the protein MKRTYLTYIFSKRVLGYTLFFSFFTLDHGFAQNRSQQGSQVLEPIVQKIVAEANNNSQLESLAFELLDVVGPRLVGTPGMTRANEWAVAKFESWGITAQNQKFGEWRGWERGISHIDMIAPRVKSLAGTQLAWSPSTKGKSIQAEVISLPDVKDSLSFHKWLPSVKGKFVMISMPQPTGRPDHNWEEYGTKESIERMKVSRDSLAVLWNNRIKASGVSANSIPAMLEDAGAVGILTSNWSKEFGANKIFGARSYKAPSLDISLEDYGMLYRLTEKGISTKISVETASKDLGNVPSFNTIAEIKGSQFPNEYVILSAHLDSWEGGSGATDNGTGTIAMMEVARILKKILPNPKRTILIGLWGSEEQGLNGSRSFVLDNPEIIENTQAVFNLDNGTGRVERINGSGFVHAYDFISRWMSAVPAHVTKDIKTEFPGSPGGGGSDHSSFVAAGVPAFMLSSLSWGYFSNTWHTNLDTYDKLVFDDLKYNVILTAVMAYKASEEAKLVNREQRELPAGTDGKPGIWPPIRQPRRTGVGY
- the kbl gene encoding glycine C-acetyltransferase: MYKTLQPALQKELAAIKEAGLYKEERVITTPQGADIKVSTGEEVINFCANNYLGLSSHPKVTEAAKKAIDSHGYGMSSVRFICGTQDIHKELEAKISKFLGTEDTILYAAAFDANGGVFEPLLGAEDAIISDELNHASIIDGVRLCKAQRFRYKNANMADLEAQLQAASGARHRIIVTDGAFSMDGSVAPLDQICDLADKYEALVMIDESHCTGFIGKTGRGTHELYNVIDRVDIITGTLGKALGGASGGFTSGRKEIIDMLRQRSRPYLFSNTLAPAIAGASVAVLDMLSETTDLRDKLEANTAYFREKMTAAGFDIKPGFHPIVPVMLYDAKLAQEFATRMLAEGIYVIGFYYPVVPQGKARIRVQISAGHEISHLDKAIAAFIKVGKDLAVIK
- the typA gene encoding translational GTPase TypA — translated: MQNIRNIAIIAHVDHGKTTLVDKILHFTNLFRDNDGTGDLILDNNDLERERGITIVAKNVSVQYKGVKINVIDTPGHADFGGEVERVLKMADGVVLLVDAFEGPMPQTRFVTQKALALGLKPLVVVNKVDKENCRPEEVYENVFDLFFSLDATEEQLAFPVLYGSSKNGWMSTDWKEPKEDVSELLDAIISHFPPSPFNEGTLQMQITSLDYSTFVGRIAIGRVARGTIKENQPISLMKRDGKIVKSRVKELHTFEGLGRRRVTEVACGDICAVVGIEGFDIGDTIADFENPEQLEVIHIDEPTMNMLFTINNSPFFGKEGKLVTSRHIHDRLQKELEKNLALRVVPTESPDAWLVYGRGILHLSVLIETMRREGYELQVGQPQVILKEIDGKKCEPVEVLVVDVPAEVSGKVIELVTQRKGELLIMETKGEMQHLEFEIPSRGIIGLRNNVLTATAGEAVMAHRLKGYEPWKGTIPGRQHGVLISLDKGTTTAYSIDKLQDRGKFFVDPGVDIYEGQILGEHIRDNDLTINIVKAKQLTNMRASGTDDNTRIAPAIKFSLEESMEYIQGDEYIEVTPQSIRLRKIYLTEGERKVNKKV